A stretch of DNA from Oxyura jamaicensis isolate SHBP4307 breed ruddy duck chromosome 18, BPBGC_Ojam_1.0, whole genome shotgun sequence:
aacaaacaccatTGTGATGAACGTTATGAAAGGTATATCGTCTATCTACATGAAAGAGGGCTTTGATCTTGCTTACTGTCATCTCCTCGCTTGCCTTAATGTGGAAGTAAGAGTACACAGGAAGCTCCCTTGCACTGGCAGGCTAAATTGGAATGTGATATGTAACTGCTTTTTTGCTTTACTGGATTAAGTGACACAGATATCTCTTCCTTCCTGTTcaggaggaaacaaaacagttgTTGAACCAACAGAAGTCTGGTTCGCGTTCAGACTCGCGGGAGGATGAAATCTCTCCTCCTCCGCCTGTGAACCCTGTGGTTAAGGGTCGAAGACGACGTGGGGCCATCAGTGCAGAAGTCTACACAGAAGAGGATGCTGCATCTTATGTTAGAAAGGTgctctaattttattttaatgttgccAGGAATTGGAACTGCAGTCTAAGAGTTTACCTAAGACCACGAAGTCACACTAAGCTCCTGTGGTCTGTTAAGTTGTGTGATGACTGTAAAAAGCAGACCTGTGGCTCTGTCACTGGAGGTTAGAATAAACTGGCATTCAGTTAAACCATTTATGTGGATCTTTGACCTGTTCCCTTTGAAGTAACGAGTGtgcacatatatttatacatacttTTAATATACACACCCAGTGCTTCCAGTTATCCAGCAGCTGCACCAATATTAAGTTTAGCCTAGTGGCAGAGCAGATTTGCTGCTATTCATAGGGAAACAGGTTGAACAGACACTTGCACTCTTGCAGAAGAAACTACACTGTTAACGTGGAGTGATTTTTTTACagttcaatattttatttaccttcTGTATAAACTGGCTATAAATGTTGACTATTTATTTACTAGCTCTATAGTGCTTGAAAGAATCTAGAAAAACTTGGTCAGTCTTGTAGCAATTTGATTAATTCATTTATCCTGGggaatacacttttttttctttaggaattAATCAGTAACTTTTTCTGATTATGTCCTAGGTTATTCCAAAAGATTATAAGACTATGGCTGCATTGGCAAAAGCTATTGAGAAGAATGTGCTGTTTGCCCATCTTGATGACAACGAGAGGAGGtaggaataaataaatctttgtagAAGTCTTAAAGTATCTTAAAGTGTAGATTTCTGAAGAGTTAAATGTTTTGTAACGTACAAAGCTGCACAGTCTCTTCATAAGTCAGTGTAACGATACAGAGATTACAGAGAAACTAATGGCAGGTCAGAGATGTATGAATGCATGCACAGAATCGCAGACTAGTTGGGGTGgaagatcttttttttaaagatcagcTAGTTCTAACCCATCTGCggtgggcagggacatcttccaCTAGATTAGGTTGCTGCACATGCTGCAGTTGTCAGAGCAGTTGTCTAATCCTGGTATCCTTCTTTCAGTGACATCTTTGATGCAATGTTCCCCGTCACTTACATTGCCGGCGAGACCGTCATACAGCAAGGCAAGTGGCAGTGCTTACACTGATAAATTAAATGGAGGTGGTGAGCAGGCTCTGACCTAGTGGTGGTGTTAGCATGCTtcttgagaaataaaaacagtctgGATGCAGTGACTCTTGCTATGttacctgcagcacagctcatgCTGTGAAGTAAGGAGTGGAGCCATAGTGGGAATATGCAGTTCCATTGCATGTTATTTATTGGGAAGATTGTGAACTGATGGCTCTGTAGAATACATTACGACAGTTTTTGGATCCAGTATGCCTTTCCAGTGTTCCTGGAAGTGCTGCTGATATACTGCATACCAATAGATGTCCTCTTTCACAGAACTAAGAGGAGTGTGAAATCAGCAAAATGGGAAATTTCACCCTGCAAACTGTAAAATTGGTCTCTGCCAACCTCATTACATTCTACACATCAAAGCTGGCAGAGGTGCTAATTCTGTAAAAACACGAATGCTtgcctgcttttgcttttttagtgtttactcatttttttcatcttcattcctttttttgtttttcatctttagGTGATGAAGGTGATAACTTCTATGTTGTTGATCAAGGAGAAATGGATGTAAGCATTACTGGTAGTTTATTAATGATGGTGGTATCTGTAGGCCTCTTTCACGGGTCCTTACTTTGACAGCTTTTCTCTTAAGAATTTTTTATCATAGAAGCTTACTTTGCTTTGGAGCTATCTTACTCCTTAGTGACAGCTCGGTCTGGCTGCACAGACTGAGTGAGTTGTGTTGAGCTTCGAAACAAAGGATTCAGATGCCAACTGAATACTAACGCTTTATAAGAATAGTCTAGTTAAGGTGTGGGACAGGCTATAAGAATGACCAGCCTCTAAATTTTCCAGTCCAAACCATCCACAACTTTCTGTGACAGCCTTTTCTAAGTCCTTTTGAATTCTCTGCATTTTATAgagattttaacattttatttcctaccCTAAGGTCTCTGGAGTTTACATGTGTAGTCTGTGTACATGTTACAGAGAACAGTCCCTCTGgtaatgaaaattaaacttctGGCTGGCTTTGGGGTTGTCTCTAAAGATGAAACCCCCAAATGGTCCCCTTTTACTGTACAGATATGAGAATTTCCCTTCCTTATGAAGGAAATGCAGGGTAGCGAAAGCTTCATGCTGTCTTCAACCGGCTTGCAAGATGGCATGAGCTTTGACTTAGCACCATGCACTTCCTTCCAGGTGTACGTGAACAACGAGTGGGCAACCAGTGTCGGTGAGGGTGGAAGCTTTGGAGAACTTGCCCTTATATATGGAACTCCTCGTGCCGCAACTGTCAAAGCGAAGACAAATGTGAAGTTGTGGGGCATTGACAGAGATAGCTACAGAAGGATCCTGATGGCAAGTATTTTTCTAGCTGACATATGGCTCATGCAGTTGGCTCAAGGAGCTGTGTGCTAACCTGGAgttatgctttttgtttaacTGTTTGGTCAACTTCTGCTGGTCACCTGACTTCCTATCTGCTCGCCTTTTGCTGGGGTTGTTTATTCAAAATCCTGTTACCTTGTGCAATCAGAAAGCTTATCGCTTCTCATGCACATATGGGAACGGGGCAGGGGATAGTCTTGCATTAGGGATCGAAACAATTCCAGCACTATCAGTGCAGCGTAGTTCACTGGGCTGAAAATACAACATCTGGTTAAATTGTCAGTTGTTTAGATTCTGCTCTGTATTCTAGCTTTCTATTTGTaagctgtgtgtgtgaatgCCAGTTGTAAAGAACTTGAGCGGGTGTTGTGAATCTTTGTAAGGTTATGAAATAAGAAGACATTTAAGCAATGTCAAGACCATAATAAGTAAGTGCTTTATAAAGGCTGCCAAACTctgaaatattactgaaataatGGAATTTGAAGACACCTAGTTCTGTGGGGCTTGGGGTGTGTGACAGGATGCACAATGTCTGGTTaagctgtatatttttttatattgaaGTTTAGTAGAAAACTCCGTATCAAATGAGATGTAgacaaaaaaaacttatttttttttccctgtagggCAGTActttgagaaagagaaagatgtaTGAGGAATTCCTTAGTAAAGTGTCTATACTGGGTAAGTAAGAAGATTTTGTTCTGAAGTGGAATAAATTGCCATATTGCAATTAAGGTGTTACCTAGGATTGTTATTACAGTCTGCTTCATGGATTACCACAGTAGTCTGTAAAGCCTGTATtgcttttttctgcattattccAATTGAAATCTTTATCTGATGCACAAATGTAACTGTTTGTAAGCTGTCTTGTCTATaaggacagaggaaaaagtaTAGCTTGTACCTGTTATTAACAAACTTAACTCTATAGAATCCCTGGACAAGTGGGAGCGCCTAACTGTAGCTGATGCGTTGGAACCGGTACAGTTTGAGGATGGGCAAAAGATTGTGGTCCAGGGAGAGCCAGGAGATGAATTCTTCATCATCTTGGAGGTAAGCAAGGCCCAAAGCCCTAAAtgtttgttaatatttttaacgCTGCTTATTCTGCCCCTAAATAGacatttggagaaaaacaaaatgcaggaaTGTACTTCTAGAGAATTCCTCTTGAGATGTAATCTTGCTGGACATGCAGAAGCTTATATTTAGCTTTACTATTTTTACAAATGGtacttccaggaaaaaaaattctggcTTCAACCAGTTTGTCCTGTTTAGGGGAGAGGAGACCCGTTCTAGATAGCTCGTAATGTCTTGTTAGTGGCATCATTGCCTTctctttttgctatttttactgTAATATTCTTACTGATAcaagaaaaatgggaagaaatcGGTGCTGTGGGTAAGTAAATACCCAAGATGTTTTAAGCTTAAAGAAGAGGGAAGACCAGCTGTTCTTATGGAGCAGTCTGGTGAACTATGCATGAACTGTGAAGTGGTTTTTAAAGTCTGAGGTATCAGAACAGTTTTACTGCTGTAAAGCAACTCATTCCTTCTGGAATTTGGTGTTTCAAGTGATAACAAATTCCAATTGCTTAATTGCTGTGATTTATTAAAGGGCACAGCTGCAGTGTTACAGCGTCGATCAGAAAACGAAGAATTTGTTGAAGTGGGCAGACTGGCACCCTCTGATTATTTTGGTGAGTTCTGTTGTGACAGCTGTAATTACATAAACCACTGTCAGAGATTTACCTGTGCTGTGTGGATGATAGTAATGGGATGCATTTCCTTAATCACTGCTTTTGGCTAATTCACTTGCTTCACTCGATGTCAGGTGAGTGTCAGTCACTTGGCATTTGTGTCTGCATGCACCTTACAGAACAGTAGTTGTGGGTTACTGCAGTCCTGAACGGACTGGTGGTCATTTGGTCCAAACTCCCTACTCCAAGCAGGTTTAACTTTGAAATTGCATCTTGTTGCTCAGGGCTCTGTCCAGTTGAATTTCTTGTGTGTCCAGGGATGGAGATCCCTCAGCTTCTCTGAACAATCTCTTTCACTGTTTAACCAGCCTCTATGTCATGTTTAAACACTCCcctctttcaaaaaacaaaaatttcctCAAGTTTAAGGTACATCCtctcattattttttgaattgtCCTCTTGCAAAAGCCTCCTGGCtgtcttttcagttttccagctcTGTAGATGATGTAATCAGCAAATACTCTGTTGCAAGGCCTACAGTGGGATGAGCTCAGGAGTGCAGTAATAGTGCTGGCTCAGGCCACAGGTCTGCTGAAAGATCTGCTTAGATCTCAGTAACTAGTACCAGATGTTTGTTCTACATTTGTCAAGTTTCAGCCTCTTCTAAACTTTCCCCGATGTATATCCCTGAATTTCCTCCTCCTACACTAAATGTTACCATTGTGTTCAGGTGCTGCAGATCTATCCCCAAGGATTTAACTCTCCTTTAGAACCTGCTTACTCTTTTGCAAGCTTGTGTTTTGGCAGCTAGCGAGTTTGAGGTTTTAATTGGGCACAGAGGAAGAGTTTTTCACCGTTCTTTTGAACATCCCTTATGATAATGCAGGCAAATTTATTCTCTGAGGAACACTGAGTTCTTTCCTCAGTCCTGAATTTGGAGGTAACCGGTCTaactgcttaaaaacaaaccaacctgAAAGTTGATGTGGGCTTTTTCATGCCGCTGCTAGGATTGTTAGGCATAGCTGTTACCACCAAAGGGAACAACAGCGTGAAGAAAGCTTAATTTCAAAACACCTTAGTAGTTGTAACAGGTAtttgaaacaaagcttttggCATGTTTGTGCACAGCTTATGAAATGGGAATCCCGGGCCTTGGGATGCTCGTTTTCTGCCATCCCATGGCAAAGTCACATTCTTGATTCTGGCTAGCTAAATGTCAAAAGCTTCTGTCTTGTGcattaacatttttactttgatACCCCATGGTCTTGTCCTGCATGCCCAAGAAGTTTGGGTTGAACAGTAACATACCTTACATATTAGAAAAACAAGTACTGGCTTAGGAAAATTACGTAATTAACTGAGGTGTGACccttttttaaatagaaacttGAAAGTTTCCTAGGTTGTCTTCAGAGACTTGAATGCAGACTGGTAAATAACAACTTTAATCTGTTCATAAAGGTTATACTTGTTCTGATCAGTGTTAAAAGCTGAATTAACTTCAGTTCAATTCCTGCAGCAGTTTGAAATACAACAGGGTACTTTCTTTGGTTCTTTGCGCCTTGATTTTTAATGCTGTTCACACTTTCCTGTTGCTCTAGGTGAAATAGCTTTGTTGATGAACCGTCCCCGTGCTGCCACAGTTGTTGCTCGTGGCCTGTTGAAATGTGTAAAGCTCGATCGACCCCGATTTGAACGTGTCCTGGGTCCGTGCTCGGATATTCTCAAGCGAAACATCCAGCAGTACAACAGTTTTGTATCGCTGTCTGTCTGAAACCTTCCTCCCTATCAGAAACATGCTTCACGAATGCACACTGCTTTATTACCCTTGTGCAGAGCCACATTGCCACTGGCATTTGCAGCTTCctgtctgtttaaaaaaaaaaaaacaaaaggtaaaattgcttttcatgGCACTACTTTTAATTTAGAGCATATTAGTTTTGTGCTCTCTGTcccattaaataaatagaaaaagttCTATGGAGATGTTTGCTGTTACGGCTTCTTTCTGTGCAACTGCGTCCAACTTGGGCAAATGCAGCAAATGCGGCCTTGCTTTTCGGAAGAAGAGATCTCCAGGCACCATGCCAATTGCCATAGAGTAAGGAGGTAACTGGGAAGAGGGGGGTGGAAGTCTAAAGGTGTTTCTCACGCCGTTGGACAGACTTTAAGGCTGTGGTCATaatctgctgtatttcttttcaaatgagaACTGCCCTTGTAATTGAGCTTCTTGGGgcttggggttttcttttttaattttctgggtACTGTAATCCTGGGGTCAATTGTGAGGCATCAGCTGCTAAGAAAGCCACAGTTGGAATTTAACAGTATAATTGTTCCTGTGTCTGCTGGTTTAAGGTTGCTTAGTTATGTTTTTGTCAAGTGTAAATCAAAGCTTTCAAGGTTAATAGTTCTGGTGAACTACTGCAGTTGTTACTTAATTTGCTGACTTGCCGCAACTGAttatttctcttgttctctcttTGGTGATAGATTTGCCACTCGAAACTTCCTGTTCAAAGTGGCAAGAACCAAATACTACATTAAATGCCTAACTTTGGTCTCGAGTACATAGATCGATGTAAGAATGGTGCAGCTGTCTAGCTGATGTTAATGTTCAAGTCCTAGATTGGTGCAGAAATTGGAAGCAAACGTTTTATTTCCCCTGTGACTCTTGCTTGCTTTGTATTCCTCagttgacttttttaaaaagatcatCAGTTCAGGTGACCCTTTGAAACCAGGGAAATTTTAAACTTTGAGTATTTATGGCCAGCTTTACTTGTGGGGGGCGAGATTGCTGGTCCATATAGATGCCATTATACTTGGTGGAGGTGGAAAAAGTGAATGTTTTAGCTTTCCTGCAGCGCTCAGTTATTTTaagtatgtttgtttttaagttcataactttaaaaaaaaagaatgattatgaatctaatttaaatacaaaaggtGCATTCTTTTCCTTGCTTATCCAATTTCCATGACACAgatttcatacttttttttccaagttcaaTATGTTGCGGAGTCTTAAATGTGTTTCAGTATTTACCAGCTTTGTGTTACATTACTCTGTGTGCACCAGTACTTCCCAAAAGTTTTTACTGAATTCCACGGTTCGATAATGGTAggcaatttttaaagtttcctttaaACTGTAATTTATATAAAGTAGCGTAGGTTTGTATTTGGGAGTGACAGCAAgcagttttgcatttgttgtGCAACTACTTTTAATGATGGAGCCCTcgttttatttcctttccaagaTGATACGAATGCAAATTCAACAGACTCCCAGGCATGTCAAAAAGTCTGTTAATTGATGCTAAATAATTCCGAGGGTATCATGCTTTTACAGAAGGCTTCGTGGTATTTCCAAATATGAAATTCCAAGAGTGGGATTTAAATGCTTGTGGTTTGAGTTCTCTTTTCAGAAGATATTGAGTAGACAATTTCTGCCAGAGCCCTTAAGGAGTAAgcaaatgctactttttttttttgttaaaactgtTCCCTTCAGTTTTGACTCTATCCAGGTTTTTCCTTCATGTGTTCTTCACGTTACTTTAAAGCACCAAAAACTGTGTAAACTAGTTAGagctccacaaaaaaaaatgcacatttttttatataaggCTTTCTAATCAAGTTTCACTACTGCATCTTTTTAGCTTGCTGTTTACTCCCTTTTGTAGTTTTACCTACAAGATTTTAAGATAAATCAGCTAAGTCTGAGTTAAATATTATTCACAGTTATAGCTTTACCTTTGTGTGCaatttaaatatgtttgaaaCCACAATTGGCATAGTTTTGCCTTAGCTAACATTCAGGGCTTTAGAAGTAATCTTTTGCTAGTCCACCTTTAGCGAATTTATGAAGTCTATTGCCCTAGGAAGCTATAGTCAACCAGAGGACCATTTTTGTATTGTTACCTGACTCTATAAGTCTGATTTACTGTATGTGCTAATATATTATATTCCTTTTGTTATAGATTGTCCTAATGGCAGgtaaagcaataaaatgatttaaattctTAAACGCAatcagtctcttttttttcccctcatcccTGTATTATGTTTCCCTTCAGCCTTAGAGGATGCCTTAAGAATGAGCTGGTGGAAACGAAGAAACTTAAGGGATTAA
This window harbors:
- the PRKAR1A gene encoding cAMP-dependent protein kinase type I-alpha regulatory subunit: MAASSSSSSEEERSLRECELYVQKHNIQQLLKDCIVQLCTVRPERPMGFLREYFERLEKEETKQLLNQQKSGSRSDSREDEISPPPPVNPVVKGRRRRGAISAEVYTEEDAASYVRKVIPKDYKTMAALAKAIEKNVLFAHLDDNERSDIFDAMFPVTYIAGETVIQQGDEGDNFYVVDQGEMDVYVNNEWATSVGEGGSFGELALIYGTPRAATVKAKTNVKLWGIDRDSYRRILMGSTLRKRKMYEEFLSKVSILESLDKWERLTVADALEPVQFEDGQKIVVQGEPGDEFFIILEGTAAVLQRRSENEEFVEVGRLAPSDYFGEIALLMNRPRAATVVARGLLKCVKLDRPRFERVLGPCSDILKRNIQQYNSFVSLSV